The Streptomyces sp. NBC_00344 genome includes a window with the following:
- a CDS encoding DUF6643 family protein, whose translation MTSPRATYGGGYYSAPSFPDTPIYDSLVAERGTPQIAPIRVPSAYDTGNSYLPALPSALPALPAGPSQHAPAYGYPQTMAQPVPVQHAQGPYIPQQASAPRGYPGPQQYQQPQRPAGGSGYETMRPAAPRPAPSPYDDPYNRPYQGRGY comes from the coding sequence ATGACGTCCCCCCGCGCGACCTACGGCGGCGGTTACTACTCCGCGCCGTCCTTCCCGGACACCCCTATCTACGATTCTCTCGTCGCAGAGCGGGGCACCCCTCAGATCGCTCCGATCCGAGTCCCGTCCGCTTATGACACCGGTAACAGCTATCTGCCGGCCCTGCCCTCCGCGCTGCCCGCGCTGCCGGCCGGTCCCTCGCAGCACGCTCCCGCCTATGGCTATCCGCAGACCATGGCGCAGCCGGTACCGGTGCAGCACGCACAGGGTCCGTACATTCCGCAGCAGGCTTCGGCGCCCCGCGGCTATCCGGGACCCCAGCAGTACCAGCAGCCGCAGCGCCCGGCCGGCGGCTCCGGGTACGAGACGATGCGCCCCGCGGCGCCCAGGCCGGCGCCATCGCCGTACGACGATCCCTACAACCGCCCGTACCAGGGGCGCGGATACTGA